The genomic region agaagtttgagcatgaccgccttatcttcttggcttaggcgagcgtagagatgcacaaagcttctttcttcctcctcatcctcgtttgtgcttccgctatcattttcattagctacacaacacatgtgggaatcgaaatgggaagacaaaccttttggagaggtggattcatcgtttggtctccatcgttcattttcttcttctcccttgcaagggttagtatcacaaataccaaaggaagtagaagcacaaaatgaactatcatttttggacttattagacttgcttttaattctagtccaaatatcatgcgcatcgggaatatgttcataatgattcattatgagggcatgataatcttccttgctaagagaattaaccaagatgtcaaaagctagatagtttaagcgaataCATCTTTGGTCTTCATCGGAAACATTTTCCCTATCATAGTTAGGAgggataatactcttgtctaaaatttgttctaattgtggatctacggttctaaaggcatttataactctagtagaccatgaatcataattagaacaatcggaaagtaatatttcaagagttacctccgtgTTTTCCTTGGAagatgtcttcttgttcttttgggatcttttacgagccatcacttcgagttgttagactcaagatgaagtgcctagctctgataccaattgaaagtcgcctagagggggggtggataggcgaaacctgaaaattaaaactttatcccccaactagatcctttgattagtggttagaacaagatgaacaattatcggagtataaaaactaagttcttgctagtaaagagtatagctttcaaataatgcagaAGTGATAaaccaatacaactaataagtctatgataataaagcaagaaagcttagatgaaaagagcaccaactcaagttctttcttgcaacgtgttgcttcactaaatgggaatttaacttgaagcaacaccaaatgctaTTAGCAAATAAAGATGCAAGAAAAACTTGgagcaagggaaagcaaacaaatcacaagcaataaacacaatggacacgggtgatttgttttaccgaggttcggccctcgaaggcctagtccccgttgaggagtccacttaaggacgggtctttttcaaccctttccctctctcccgatcacacaaggatcggcgagctcttcttcttttcaaggatcactctcgatcccacaaggaccaccacaatctttggtgtctcttgctagcttttacaagcctccaaaactttggaggaagttcaatgggagtcaaaactccacgcgcaaatgaacacaaagatgaagcacacactatctctcgatgaatctcacaaggcactagtgctaaactcaaatgagtagctctcttttgcttgctctctcttttgtggcacttgtgttggttgtagtggtctaaatcttgtgtataggatggatcaatgaatatatgtggttgggagggcttgagtatgtcaactagatgacttggaatgttgcttggactcccacaccttgaagtggccggttggagtggtatttatagccctcaaccacccatatagccgttggggcgcatctgccaggaattgcactggcggacggtccgcggctagggcccggacggtccgcgaccctccaacggtcgattctgacatcttcaacggatacttctgtcagatcaacggctagatcaacggctatctgcctcggtgacaccacgcggacggtccgcccttggtcccggacggtccgcgccagctctataattccttttgctcaacttgtcaccttcgggctgaaccaggtcttcacatgcggactgtccgcgaattatagccggacggtccgcacgttgtagctggacggtccgcggtttagtcggactatccctgatttgtagttcctggtcgaagtcaactcggtgtcgcggacggtccgccgcaagggcccggacggtccgcgtgtggtctcagacggtgcttgctcttccatcggacggtccgcagcacagacttggatttttgcattggttctggccgagtgacatcctcgtgtcgcggacggtccgccgcaagggcccggacggtccgcgcttggcctgtttttccaaaaagcttctcctgtccggaataatctacggtattccggacagtcgaattagtatagttgtagatgaacctttggcacctgtagagcatataatctagagcaaactagttagttcaattatttgtgttgagcaaatcaaccaccaaaattatttaggaaaaggtttgagcctatttccctttcaaagcttAACAATGTAGCATCGGTCAACACTGTCACTTTACGTCCAGCTCAATCGGTCAACAGTTATAAGCGTGACTCTATAGTTATAAACTCGTGCCTATTAAGCATTGAACAATTTACCCATACTTGTTTCCTATTCTTTGGTCGTGATAATGTTTGCAACCATGAATAGTACAAATTGCTTTTCCAGGTGTGTGGACAGACATGTGTATTCCTCCTATGACGAATAATTCAGGCTCCATGAAGGTAAGCCTGTCTTAATGGGCTTGATTGTTGAACCTGACTTAGTACTTTTATCCATGTCACGGCGTTGAACCAGACAGTCACTCATGTCCTTAGGATATTAACGGTATACATCAACAATTCATTCTATTTTAATTGCTTGCAAAACTTTTTTGGCCCTTCAGATGAGTTCCAGGCATCAAGAGGTCAAGATTCCAGGAGGCCTAAAATAGGTAAACTTGTTGTTCTATAAACACCTGTTCTCCAGATTTTATGTTTTCTTTGAGCAATGTAGGCTTTGTTATGCCACTATTTATTTCCTACTATTTTTATGTGTGGCACCAAAATTGTAGTACCCTTCTCTACAAAACCTGATTGCTATGTACTGTTACTACTCTTCCTTACCTTATCTCAAGATCCATGTATTGTACCACAAAATTCACACCCACCGGTGGAAGAGGTCTCTTATGGTGCTTCAGCTCCACATGCTCTTCAGTTCCCTCGAGTAAAAGAGGTTATGGTCAATGGCGTTCATGTGAAAGATGAAATACTGCGAGACTTGCATGGTATACCAGCCTCCTTGGTGCTCACACTGCTCCAAATGTGATAACTGTGTGGAGCGCTTTGATCATCACTGCCCTTGGGTTGGGTAATGTAATGGAGAGCTTAGTAATGTTGATTTCTTTATTTTCTCAGAGGAAACAAGTTATGGATTTTTTTTAGAATACAACCTGGTAGCTGTTCCTACAAAACAGTCTAGGCTTATCTGCATTTGTCTTCCTTTGCATCAAAATTACAGGTACTTCCATTATAAAAATAACAGCGTGGACTGTGGGTATTAACTGGTAATTTAAATTGTATGAACTATTTAATAATTAGAAAGCTATATCTATCTACGGAGAGCAAATTAAATTGTTAGCTGATATGGGAATTCCAGCCAAAGAAACTAGGTAGTGACTTAATGTAGTACCACATTGTCCAAATGGTCTTGCATACTGCTTTTGTTATCGCTAAGTTGTATGTAATTTCTTGTTATATTTCCAGGTGTTGGACATGTCATCACATGTGGAGATCTATACGTTGTAGCTTCTTGACATTCATTCTGAAGACTAGCCGTCTATGATATGGACTATGGAGATGGATGTTATTGACCTGTGTTTACATCCTAATGATTGCTGACTGTGTGTGTTGCAGATTTCTTTTTTAGAACACATTGATGCAGCaccatgttgctcttccaccaggtTCTATGAGGAAAATAAGTTACATTGCACCAACTGGTCAGTACAACCTTCAGGTTAGTTGATGTTATGCCTTATAGGAAGCCTTATTGATGTGGTGTCTTCTACCTCTGAGCTTTAATCTCAATCCTTGCTATTGCTTTTTTATGCAGGACACAGTGCTAGAATTGGAATTTCAGGGCATAAAAAGAATTTTACCATGCTTTAGGTGAAAACAAGGTTCTTCTCATGCAGAAGATCAAATTTCGTAAGGATTAAAACATCCGCTTTATGTGTTTAATTCATTTCCTTGCAGACATGGCATACATAAAAGTTCACTTGTTACTATGTTGCCCTCTGGGGATGATAGGTATACATGATTTAATCAGCCAATGCTAATCTAACTACTGAAAATAGAGGTTCACTTGTTACTCTGTTGCCCTCTGGGGATGATAGGTCCATAAAAGTTCCGGCTTTAAGGGATCTATCAGATTCTCATTTAAATGGAAGATCTGTTAAATCATATCGGTTGATGATAACTGCCATTCTTGCGGATGTAGAGGTAGCCCTTTTATTGTGCACTAAACTATGTATTCTTTTACCTGCATGTGCTTTCTCATTATGCAAGTGGCGGTCAACTCTTTGATCACAGCTTGACCTTTTCATTTGTGTTATGACTTATGACATTCTCAAATGATCTTGCATTTAAAGCCCACACCAGAAAATGCTAAGTGGTGGTGACAGCTAAGTGGCTGATTATTGACTGTGAACTGACCTAACAGACTCCAAAAATACCTCAATGGGGGGGTCAGCAGCTTAGCTATTGGCGACCTATTGTTAGTGTCCTATACTATCTTTCCGGATCACAAATGGGAATTAGAATATTTACATTCTAGCACAGTTGGGAGGGATTACCTACATGTCATTTCATTAAGGAAGGAGAAACCGAGCACTGATCTCTTTCATTGTTAATACTATTTAATCTATGCAACAGCAACAATTATGTTTTTACCAATGATATAATCAGGTGTGTACCATTCCTTTTGGACACAGCCAAAGTGCGGCTGTAGCTGCAAAGGAAGGCGCCACTACTGCCGCCACCCATGGACATCTTACCATTAATTGCAGATATGAAAAAGTCTTTTGTTCTTTATTGGGTTCATGTTTGCTGGTCTCAGCTCTTTAGGTTTTGTAAGTAATGATAACACATGTAGAACTAAAAATTCTCAACCTATTGTCCTATTGTACTTAACCTTCTGATGTTTGTTCATTTCTTCTCGCTGTAGCATGATGTTTGTTCCTTTCTTCTCACTGTAGGCCGCTACTCGGTTTTTAAGCAAGAAGACTGGTTGGTCCTTCCCTAGCATTATGTCTATCGTAGTGGCAGTTGGTAAATATGGATAAGGAAATATATCCTAGGCTCAATCATGATGTTGACCATAGATTTTGTGGCGGTTGCTATTTTTTTCACATGCAAGCTTCCAGCCTTATCTCTTTTTTCTTGGCATCTAGCACCAAATAAACAACTCATGTGTTGGCTTTTGTTTCTCTTCAACATACTGTATTATGCCTATAACTTTTTTATGATCTTCAAATTTGTGTGTTTAGTTAGTGATTCGATCATACACTATTTAATTTAAAAATAATATACAATACAATTGCTTATTCATTTTTTTTTTGTGTTGGATTGTACTGGATAGGGCGCCCGAATGGGCGCCGCCTGATCTAGTATCTCTACCATGTCTTCCCGTTTGGCTTCCTGGATTCTTTCCGATAGCCGTGCGTGTGTTTCTCAATAACCGAAGCATGTTCATCCAATAGTATAATACATATACGTGTGTTTATATCCCATCGTAATGAGGGAATAATATAATATATACAAATAACATGACAGATATACCTGTTTGTTTTGATGGTATATCAAAAGCTCGTGTTCCAGTAGCCCACGAACCAAGAGCCCATCATAGTCCACTAAGTATCAAAGGTAATGAAAGAAACTCGCACAAATTTATTGTATTATAGAAGCCGGAGTTTTTATGCAAGCCAAATAGTCTTTGAATCCACCTCAACAAATTTATTGAAGCTGTTTTATGTTAAACTAAAAAACCGAAATTGAAATTCTTAAAGTAAAACTCTACCAAATAAGCCCTAAGCACTAGTTTATATGGTTCTACGGTTTTCAGTGTTATTGTGCTCTCTTATATTCAAATAATAAAAATGCTAAATAAGGATTAAAACTATGGTTGTTGACTTTAAATCCATATACACATCcactcaatcaacaaaacacacatgtatttttattttatattatatATTTAAACATAAATGAAAAACTGTAGTAATGTTTAGAAACTTTGCTAGTCTCACAAAATGGAGCACATTGATATATCGAAAAATTATACATCGATTGTACTGTTTTGGGAATTTTCTATATTTCTCTAGATATTTTTCTATTTCCTGGAGCTTTTGGAGCTCTAAATATTTTAAGGATAGAGAGATTTTGGTGAGCTCTAAATATTTAATTTAGGCCTGCCATATTTCAACATACATTTTTCAGGATTTTTTAAAAGCTTAGAGTTTTTTATGGTTTAAGTGTTATTAGAATATTTAACTAAGAAACCCCCTTTTAAAATCACTCCAAACTAATGTATGGTAATTTGAATGGCTTTGAAAGTAATACGACTTTAATTTAGGAAGTATAAGATACTTTCTTTTTTCCCAAAATATACATACACTGTACCACTAACACTTATGCAAAAGGCGGCATCTAACGGCACCCGAATGTACCACCTCCTTCATTTTCCCCTCTCCCTTACCCTATTTGGAATAGCTCCAGCTCCAGAAAATTTGGTGGAGTTGGTGGAGCAGATCATTAGGTGTTCCAAAAAATCGTGGAGCTAGAGTTGTAAACTTCTAGAAGACATTTAAAtaagttattttatttattatttagattaaaaatattttaaaactatttaaattgatattataaactacaACTCTATACTGGAGCTGGAAATTGGAGCcatcccaaacacccccttagagtGAGAGAAGAACGTCACCCTCTCAAGAGGAGCTCTAATCTTCTCCATCGCTAATTAGTGATTATCTATGTGGAATTAATCTATTTTAAATTTAATTAACTGATAATGATATGTATTACGGTACTATAAATATTACATAATTTTTTAAAACTCTAAAATTGATATATAAAAGTCAAATAGGTCAATTAAAGTATAAAAGAGGAGTTGAATAGAGAGAATGATAGGAGAGAGGCGAAACAGGGAGAAATGAAAGAGGGAGAGATAGTTAAAAGTGAATAGAGTACGAATTGAGTGGATTAGAGGGGGAATTGTTGGAATCACCCTAAACCACACGACCTAAACACATCTATGCCTAAACCTCACGACCTAAACACATCTATGAGGCTATTTCAACACCCTTACTCTTCTCGTCTCATGTAGTCTATCGTGCAAAACGATCTCCTGCAGTATATCGTGCAAAACGATATTTTGTACGGCCATATGCACTATCTGCTAGCTACAAAATCGAGTCGATGTCCGACGCGGAGGTCggtggcggtgacactgagcgagAGATGGTGAGGCTATCTgcaaccgttacccctaaattttcccccctatatcacttttccccctattttcccccctattttttcatctcccgcagcggttccccccaaatactccccctataccccacttcaactataaaatatcattttctatatcaactatcaattttttatctactaacaattaatcGTGGCCCCACAGCACAGTGTTGTAGGGGATAAACAGTGATCCCCTGGattgagggggagagagaggaggaccGCGCGGTAGAGGGCTCTGCAGGGGGCAGCGCTGCGCGCGTGGAGGGCCCCCTGCAGACGCTATGCAAGGGGAGAGGAGCTGCTGGCGGCAACCGCTGCAGCCAGCCTGAGAACGGGGGTTCACATAAGAGCATCCAGGAATGGGAGTTGAAAGGAGGAAGAGTGGACACTGTATGAAAATCGGTTCCTCTGCAGTCGATTGTAGAGATCATTGTGACTGTATGTGGGCCGTGGCAACCGTCAGATCCATATGGCTGCCTTTGCAGGATCTTAGGACAtgtttgtttacccccatggattatataatctggattatttttggaggattatataatctggattatataatctcggTAGTtctgtttgtttacccagattatttgagttgttaatagGATTCTTTTGTATGAGAAAGACAAGAATGCCCTCTATATTTATACTAGGTTGAAACTCATATATGAAAAAAATCAATTGACATTGACAAATATTGCATTAGCAATATTATCACGAAAGGCATTCATGTCACCTTCTTCATCCCCAAATTGACTAGTACTAGGCGTAAAAACGATTCGGtggattataatggcaatggtgggtaatttctaggaaacttgaaagggtagtggggaagtgggaaaaaataatctgaaataagcacctcctcacttgcttatggattatcataatccaaggggttagattatataatctaggcaaataagctggactgtttgtttgcctcttaggattatttaatccagattatataatctgggggtaaacaaacagaccCTTAATCCTCCTGTATGCTATTCGTGGCTGCGCCGACTTCCTGTACAGCATTTGTTCTGACTCTAATCTCTGATACAGGGCGCGTGGTACGACTGTACGAGAGATAGACCATTGGAAATGTACATGACAGTCTGGCAACCATAGCCGGGAAACAATGTATAATCTCATTTTATTATAGCCGATACCAGGCTCGAAAACGGCTCTCTCTACAAAGACAATACATAACCGTAATCCAGAAATACACCTCAGTATACAGGGCGAAAAAAGAACCTAGAATCCTGTGCACGCCCACCCCACGACCAGAAGAACATGCACAATCTAAAAGATTGTACTCCACTCGGAAGAACGGCACAGCACAAGGAAAATTTAAGCCAGGTGCTGAATCTTGCGCTTCAGCCACATGGCGCGCACGTCGCCGCTGAGGGAGACGAAAATTTCCCGGTTGCCCGGCTGCAGGAAGACGTCGGGGGCAACCGATTTCTCCACCTGCGACAGCTCCGCCATGCCGTTCAGGATCTGGACGCATTTCGATATGCTGTAGCTGTCCTCGTGCTTGGGTACCTGCCAGTAGTCATGGTTCGAGTTCTTGTAGTTCGCGGAGTCGTCCATGGCTCGGTCGCTGCTGTTCCTCTTGTTGGAACAGTGCCACGAGCGGGGCAGCGCCTGCCACTGGGATATCGCGTGTGGGAAAACGTGCGCGTCTCTGCTTGACGCCCTGAGATGAGGTGGGGTTTGGTGGAAGGAAGACTCCTTCGAGATAGGTGATTGCAGACGAGGCGAGCGCTCCACAACGAAGTCATGTTCGCCCTCGCTGTGATCCAAATCAGCACCAGTGTATAAATACCGCTTACTGTCGTCAGCCATTATGCCTTCTGCAGTAGGGAAACCATCATTAGTTAGTACATAATAATAGCATCACTGGTACATACTATGGCCATGTACTGATATATAAAGGAGTACTTGAATAGCTAGAACAGTCTACAAAAGTATTCGGTAGGTACCATTTTTCCCAAAAGGGTTCTGGCAATCGTCACAGCGGCAAAACAAGGAACATCCAGTCCCATCCTGTCAATAACACTGAGTTTCATAATCTTGTCTCACCTATTTAGCAAAGAACttgagaagaaaaaaaaaagacgaAACCTGGTAGCAATCACAGTATTTCTTTAGGCAACTTGACTTCTTGCAGTTGCAACCTCTCTTTGGTGGAGTTGAAGAAGAAGAATGGTGAGCATCTTCCTATAGGTGACAGAATGTTGAAATTTTAATTAAGCCTAACAGAAAATTTAAACAGTGTGACATCATTTAACTGAGTTAGGATAACCACCATTGGTTCGGTATTCGCCTCAGGTCTCCTATTGATTTTCATTGACATACGCTTCTGTCTCGAAAGTAACACCTTGCGAGTAGTATGAACTGTTTCTGCAAAAGCTTCTTTGTTGAAACATGGTTGGCAGCCACACTTATCAGAGCAATAACCACCTCCAGAAAAACATGGGCAATAGCTGCAAATTCAAAAGGTGATAATGTTTTTATGAGATTCACAAAGCATTCTTACACCTCCTACACCCTTATTATAGTCAGGGATCTGGCAAGTCATGGCGAAGACACGTGAGAAGGTGCAAATAAAAATGATAAATAATAACTAACATCACAGGAAAAAAAATGAATGCATCCCACATGGCAACAAAATAGGAATTTGAGATGCCAGCAATGAAAATGAACCAAAAGACCTTTAGATATTTCCATAGCTGCTAAGGCCTTCAACATAGTCAAGGGTTCAGCGGCCATCAAACAATGACCAACTCCACCAGTCAACCACCAAGTCTGGAAAGCAGCTCAAGAGGGGCAACTGTGCTCTGGGGAGTGGCGGTGAGGGCAAAATTGTGTGGCGGCAGCAGTGTTTATATCTGCAAAGGAAATCGCTAGGATCTAATCCTAACCCAGCCCAAGACCAGGATGAACTGATCTAGGGCTCCTCGACATGGTGGCTGCAAGGGCTTCGGTCCAGCCGAAGATCCAATACCTACTCATGTGACACCCAACTCCTACAGCCCCATATCTACAAAGCAACATACCATCGTGCCATTCACCCTAGGTCGACTGGGCTCCTAGGCGTTGACAAGGTAACATACTGAATTGCTGATTATGAGTTCCATACAGTTCACAGTTTCATCAATAGCATAGATTGGCACATAAAACCCATAGTACTATAGTAGAGGCATATGTCTGTGACCAAAGTTCTTTTTTCTTCCAATCATTTAGCTAAAGAATGAAAAAAACTGAGATATAACTAACATGAAATGAGTTTGACAAACACTGGCTCATCGGGCACCAGAGAAACAACACCTAAATTTCCAATCATTTAGCCTAACATCATTTTGATCTACGTAGTTTGCTCCATACAGCAGTAGAATAAGAAAATGCTGACTCCATCTTATGAGGAAATTAGTAAGTATGACTTCCACATTAGCTCTAGTTGGTTGATCATGCAGGTATGTGTTGTCCTACCTTGAGCTCTATGGGTCAGACTTCAGAGTGAACTAGAGGCAACCTGAAGTAATGGAATAATGTGCAACAGCGTAAGCAGTTGCTAAAAAATGCGTTTTGGAAATTTCACAAATACCTGAAATTTACGTAGCCTACGAGAGAAAGATGCAGAAAGAACAGCAAAATAAGATAATTATACAG from Zea mays cultivar B73 chromosome 6, Zm-B73-REFERENCE-NAM-5.0, whole genome shotgun sequence harbors:
- the LOC100284420 gene encoding uncharacterized LOC100284420, with protein sequence MEATPISMKPPSPAPAAPPPATLEPGDLPTHAFGGTELEPSSMNQLAIAPDPKRPRVEEAADGNGCKHCACKKSRCLKLYCPCFSGGGYCSDKCGCQPCFNKEAFAETVHTTRKVLLSRQKRMSMKINRRPEANTEPMEDAHHSSSSTPPKRGCNCKKSSCLKKYCDCYQDGTGCSLFCRCDDCQNPFGKNEGIMADDSKRYLYTGADLDHSEGEHDFVVERSPRLQSPISKESSFHQTPPHLRASSRDAHVFPHAISQWQALPRSWHCSNKRNSSDRAMDDSANYKNSNHDYWQVPKHEDSYSISKCVQILNGMAELSQVEKSVAPDVFLQPGNREIFVSLSGDVRAMWLKRKIQHLA